The region TGTTTCCTGATCGGCAGAAAACTCTTCAGCAAGGGTTGCAAAATCGGCACCACTTTCAAGTTCTTTTGTCAAACTATCTGCTAATGCCTGGGTTTGTTGTGCACCCCTTTGTTCAGTGGGCATTAATACTATATGTCTTACTTTTACAGTATCGGGGCGTTCGTCTACATGTGCAAGTTTGGCCACTTTAAAATATCCGTCTTCACGATAGGGGCCGTAAATATCGCCTTCCTCCTGGGTAAACATAATTGAATCCAGTGTAGCATTTTCATGCTCCCCTTTTTTGTAATACTTTGGATCGAAAGGTTCGTCAGATGTAGCTGCAACAAATTGAGCTTCTACCTCGGAATCTTTAAGTTCGGGAATAAGTGACTCAACTTCTGATTTTATAGCCTGAATATCTTCGGGAGAAGGTTCAATGGAAAATGAGATATACTCCATGTCCAATGCTTCTTCCTGTTTAAACATTTTTTTGTGTGCCTCATAGTATTCTTTTAAATCAGCATCACTTATGGTTACATCTTCATCTTTCAAATCAGTATATGGAATTGACACATATTTAAAATCTACTTTCTTCTGTTGCTCAATAGCAGCTTGTTTGGCATAACTATCGGTAACATACATACCTTTTTGTATGGCTGCATAATATTTATTGTTCAAACGTTGCTGTTTGAGGCTCTGTTCAAAAGCCATCCAACGTGAGCGTGCTTCAGGATCATTCTGCAACTGTGCAATGTACATTTTTACACGTTCCGGGTCAAACTGGCCTGTTTGCGGATTCTGAAAAGCCTGTGCCTGCCTGATTTGTGGGTGAATATTATTTCCAACAACCATATCTTTAAGCTCTTCAGTGCTTACATTAACACCTGCTTCGTCGAACTCTTCACCCATAATACGCTCCTGGAGTAATTGCTCCCAGACCTGGTCACGCACCTGATAACGGGTTTGGTCATCGAGTGTACTCTGACCACTGTTTGTTTTTGCATTTTCCAGAGCATCCTCTAAACGTTGCTGATAATTTCTATAGTCAACTGATACACCATTTATCTCAGCTAATTCAAATTGATCTGATGTTAAATTTGTACCGCCTCTGAACAGGTCG is a window of Salinivirga cyanobacteriivorans DNA encoding:
- a CDS encoding SurA N-terminal domain-containing protein, with the protein product MATLEKIRNRMGLLVSIVIGMALLAFILGDLFRGGTNLTSDQFELAEINGVSVDYRNYQQRLEDALENAKTNSGQSTLDDQTRYQVRDQVWEQLLQERIMGEEFDEAGVNVSTEELKDMVVGNNIHPQIRQAQAFQNPQTGQFDPERVKMYIAQLQNDPEARSRWMAFEQSLKQQRLNNKYYAAIQKGMYVTDSYAKQAAIEQQKKVDFKYVSIPYTDLKDEDVTISDADLKEYYEAHKKMFKQEEALDMEYISFSIEPSPEDIQAIKSEVESLIPELKDSEVEAQFVAATSDEPFDPKYYKKGEHENATLDSIMFTQEEGDIYGPYREDGYFKVAKLAHVDERPDTVKVRHIVLMPTEQRGAQQTQALADSLTKELESGADFATLAEEFSADQETAKKGGELGWRKVEEIIYSEALLDAGVNEVVQFPTNQYIFIAKMDEVGKEVKQAQLAVISREIVPSEDTRDRVYQKASKFAAQHNSFEEFNTGIEQQGLVKKQANNLNPTSREIAGLENARNIIREAFFTEENQIIVDRNSQSPIFELGDNYVLGVVTEKYEEGFAPLEDVRATVERAVRKEKKAQMLMDKMNDALANSSNIEALGSALSVDVKMSEGVSFGAFSVPGLGIEPKVQGVAQALNQDEISSPIEGNNAVYVIQVTDIQEPGDNLNIAMQKQSIQRNYLTRVQREVFEVLKENAEIDDKRINFY